From the genome of Methanobrevibacter smithii ATCC 35061, one region includes:
- a CDS encoding molybdopterin dinucleotide binding domain-containing protein has translation MHYANTYLSKPVVPDVEIVGDGKTKVLKCMLNTGSDIYQGACKKRGSTLKEEYKNASGTCYMDPRDMGKLGVKNWDTVLVKTEWGEVVVNAAVSRDAPHEGTVFICKGPWANTVVSPDTYCCSDPTYKGIHCTVEKTDREVLLMADLMRWVYKKYVDSDDDDVVEHMESLGERPVYKGRKWEELIDHDI, from the coding sequence ATGCATTATGCTAATACTTATTTATCAAAACCTGTTGTTCCTGATGTAGAAATTGTTGGTGATGGAAAGACCAAAGTACTTAAATGTATGTTAAATACAGGTTCTGACATTTATCAAGGAGCTTGTAAAAAAAGAGGTTCTACATTAAAAGAAGAATATAAAAATGCTTCTGGAACTTGTTATATGGACCCAAGAGACATGGGTAAATTAGGTGTAAAAAATTGGGATACTGTCCTTGTTAAAACTGAATGGGGAGAAGTTGTAGTAAATGCTGCAGTATCTAGAGATGCACCTCACGAAGGAACTGTTTTCATTTGTAAAGGTCCTTGGGCAAATACTGTTGTAAGTCCTGATACTTACTGCTGTTCTGACCCAACTTACAAAGGTATTCATTGTACTGTTGAAAAAACAGACAGAGAAGTATTACTCATGGCTGATTTAATGAGATGGGTTTACAAAAAATATGTTGATTCCGACGACGATGATGTTGTTGAACATATGGAATCATTAGGAGAAAGACCAGTATATAAAGGTCGTAAATGGGAGGAGTTGATTGATCATGACATATGA
- a CDS encoding indolepyruvate ferredoxin oxidoreductase subunit alpha, with protein MVVYMPKHIASGLKYLAAVKLKEQGESQQAIANELGIDRSTVSHYLNGSNLSWNSIDVAKTITDLTPRDFLKMTSAIFDEPEQSRKIVSICNDREFEAVVADSCIGCGLCVSMCSMKAIKLESLKAHVDSIQCCGCQLCKDECPTNSIKILEI; from the coding sequence ATGGTGGTTTATATGCCAAAACATATTGCATCTGGTTTGAAATATTTAGCTGCAGTGAAGCTAAAAGAGCAAGGTGAAAGCCAACAAGCAATAGCTAATGAGTTAGGTATTGATAGGTCTACAGTATCCCATTATTTAAATGGCAGTAATTTATCTTGGAATTCTATAGACGTTGCCAAAACTATCACTGACCTGACTCCTAGAGATTTCTTAAAAATGACCAGTGCAATATTTGATGAACCTGAACAAAGCCGTAAAATTGTTTCTATTTGTAATGATAGGGAATTTGAGGCAGTTGTTGCAGATTCATGTATCGGTTGTGGCTTATGTGTAAGCATGTGTTCTATGAAAGCTATTAAATTAGAATCGTTAAAAGCACATGTAGACTCCATACAATGTTGCGGTTGTCAGCTATGTAAAGATGAGTGCCCAACGAATTCTATTAAAATTTTGGAGATTTAA
- the fwdF gene encoding tungsten-dependent formylmethanofuran dehydrogenase subunit FwdF has translation MIKNKKEAIDNNFAITRAAEEVRKLSFNDQICLGCGVCESTCPVEAITLNPIAIDARHRRSNDVYFSGHKKIAQNFHAEFDVQKISIDENKCVLCGMCSGLCPIDALVLTIDDVPISEIEAYPHYNSYSKIDDDKCIYCKRCETACPQDAITVMRKLPERQNLVSGEISVSDDDCVYCGICQELCPAEAIVVDNTTGQESIVIDKDKCVYCLVCKRACPVDAISAVCRACSYGEYDFKAEDEVTTGSAVIDDELCVYCGWCEGVCPTDAVETNKPFKGTLEIDQEACQTCGACVDTCPCDALAFPVSTAPGQRLDRITKHDQYCIRCKACAKVCPNGAITVTRTEIDHTPIKSVTWLDAFDAIKN, from the coding sequence ATGATTAAAAATAAAAAAGAAGCTATAGACAATAACTTTGCTATTACAAGGGCAGCTGAAGAAGTAAGAAAGTTGTCTTTTAATGATCAGATTTGTCTTGGATGTGGAGTTTGTGAATCTACTTGTCCTGTTGAAGCAATTACTTTAAATCCAATTGCTATCGATGCTCGTCACAGACGTTCCAACGATGTCTATTTCAGTGGTCATAAAAAAATAGCACAAAATTTCCATGCTGAATTTGATGTTCAAAAAATCAGCATTGATGAAAATAAATGTGTTTTATGTGGTATGTGTAGTGGATTATGTCCAATAGATGCATTAGTTTTAACTATTGATGATGTTCCAATTAGTGAAATTGAAGCATATCCTCATTACAACTCCTATTCTAAAATCGATGACGACAAATGTATCTACTGTAAAAGATGTGAAACTGCATGTCCTCAAGATGCAATTACTGTCATGAGAAAATTGCCAGAACGTCAAAACTTAGTATCTGGTGAAATTAGTGTAAGTGATGATGACTGTGTTTACTGTGGAATCTGTCAAGAATTATGTCCTGCAGAAGCAATTGTAGTAGATAACACTACAGGTCAAGAATCTATCGTAATTGACAAAGACAAATGTGTATATTGTCTTGTATGTAAAAGGGCTTGTCCAGTTGATGCTATTTCTGCAGTATGTAGGGCATGTTCCTATGGTGAATATGATTTCAAAGCTGAAGATGAAGTTACTACTGGTAGTGCAGTTATTGATGATGAACTTTGTGTATACTGTGGATGGTGTGAAGGAGTATGTCCAACTGATGCTGTTGAAACCAACAAACCATTCAAAGGTACTTTAGAAATTGATCAGGAAGCATGTCAAACCTGTGGAGCTTGTGTAGATACTTGTCCATGTGATGCTTTAGCATTCCCTGTTTCTACTGCACCAGGTCAAAGATTAGACCGCATTACTAAACATGATCAATATTGTATCCGCTGTAAAGCTTGTGCTAAAGTATGTCCAAACGGAGCTATAACTGTTACAAGAACTGAAATAGATCACACTCCTATAAAATCTGTAACATGGCTCGATGCATTCGATGCAATTAAAAATTAG
- a CDS encoding ATP-binding protein, with protein MELKVNQDNCLGCGICVIACPVNASISPENAGGNGAKTDEVVIMVENGFIKIFSPDKCELCGTCQMFCPVNAIWIE; from the coding sequence ATGGAACTTAAAGTTAATCAAGATAATTGTTTAGGATGTGGAATTTGTGTAATTGCATGTCCTGTTAACGCATCTATCAGCCCTGAAAATGCAGGTGGTAACGGTGCAAAGACTGATGAAGTAGTTATTATGGTCGAAAATGGATTCATTAAAATTTTCTCACCAGATAAATGTGAATTATGTGGAACTTGCCAAATGTTCTGCCCTGTAAATGCTATATGGATTGAATAG
- the mobB gene encoding molybdopterin-guanine dinucleotide biosynthesis protein B codes for MKIVSVVGRKNTGKTSLTVKIIEELTRRGYNVASIKHSHHEMEMDREHTDTWRHKLAGSNVVVGIGSTSFFNVRDILELNRLLFLIKFMDNVDFVVIEGFKSYNYPKIVTSLDVVDEYTIAEVDSFSITPEGVSDLVDTVEEKGHDIVDTLFLDECGFNDGDAIAKEIRKGTVKTEDLDKVNTFMSIDNTVIGLNEFVSDFIKKTVLGIIKTLHIEEYGVKDINKVELIINNEDNIDLNPKVEANVLINNKEISLNHHTNNFVANSVFGMINSLNTDEDARIAQVDISKINQEHLKESEARLTVNNKDVEINAFVKGILKETIYGMIKSLKLGELDINEIETINITVKK; via the coding sequence ATGAAAATCGTATCTGTAGTAGGTAGAAAAAATACTGGAAAAACTTCCCTAACTGTAAAGATTATTGAAGAACTTACCAGAAGAGGATATAATGTGGCATCTATAAAGCATTCCCATCATGAAATGGAAATGGACAGGGAACATACCGATACCTGGAGACATAAGCTGGCAGGATCAAATGTTGTTGTGGGAATCGGGTCTACATCATTTTTTAATGTAAGAGATATTTTAGAACTAAACAGATTACTGTTTTTAATTAAATTTATGGACAATGTCGATTTTGTAGTTATTGAAGGATTTAAAAGCTACAACTATCCAAAAATAGTAACATCCCTTGATGTAGTTGATGAATACACAATAGCTGAAGTGGACTCCTTTTCAATAACTCCCGAAGGTGTGTCAGATCTAGTGGATACTGTTGAAGAAAAAGGCCATGATATTGTTGATACCCTCTTTTTAGATGAATGCGGATTTAATGATGGAGACGCAATAGCTAAAGAAATCAGAAAAGGAACTGTAAAAACCGAAGACCTGGACAAAGTTAATACGTTTATGTCAATTGATAATACAGTTATCGGTTTAAATGAATTCGTTAGCGATTTTATCAAAAAAACAGTGCTTGGAATAATAAAAACATTGCATATCGAAGAGTATGGAGTAAAAGATATTAATAAAGTTGAACTAATAATAAACAATGAAGATAACATTGATTTAAACCCAAAAGTGGAAGCTAATGTTCTAATTAACAATAAAGAAATTAGTTTAAATCATCATACCAACAACTTCGTTGCAAATTCAGTATTTGGAATGATTAATTCCCTAAACACTGATGAAGATGCAAGAATTGCACAGGTAGATATTTCTAAAATAAATCAGGAACATCTTAAAGAAAGTGAAGCCAGACTCACAGTAAACAATAAAGATGTTGAGATTAATGCATTTGTAAAGGGCATCCTAAAGGAAACAATTTACGGTATGATTAAATCATTGAAACTTGGAGAACTAGACATCAATGAAATCGAAACTATTAATATAACTGTTAAAAAATGA